In Nitrospinota bacterium, one genomic interval encodes:
- a CDS encoding type II toxin-antitoxin system VapC family toxin, translating to MSFVLDNSVTMRWFFGDGKPHELAYAGKVLDAMKNGNAIVPVTWGLEVANVIAGAEAKGLVTEARSGAFLEMLEGVGIEVDAATFPRALADTLQLARRYKLSSYDASYLEVALRLGLPLAALDEDLLKAAKKAGVKKFG from the coding sequence ATGAGTTTCGTCCTGGATAATTCGGTGACGATGCGTTGGTTTTTTGGCGACGGCAAACCGCACGAACTTGCGTATGCCGGCAAAGTGCTTGATGCGATGAAAAACGGCAACGCCATCGTGCCCGTAACCTGGGGACTTGAGGTGGCAAACGTCATTGCCGGGGCGGAAGCAAAAGGCCTGGTGACTGAAGCGCGAAGCGGCGCTTTTCTTGAGATGCTGGAAGGCGTGGGTATCGAGGTGGACGCGGCCACATTTCCGCGCGCGCTGGCCGATACCCTTCAACTGGCGCGGCGATACAAACTATCCTCTTACGATGCCTCCTACCTGGAAGTGGCCTTGCGGCTGGGCTTGCCGCTGGCCGCCCTGGACGAAGATTTGCTGAAAGCCGCAAAGAAAGCCGGCGTGAAAAAGTTTGGTTGA
- a CDS encoding type II toxin-antitoxin system prevent-host-death family antitoxin translates to MKREIGSYEAKTKLPELLRLVKTGQRFTITNRGEAVADLIPSLGAKAKDKVAAVKKLKAFMLADPVRGVNIKALAEDGRA, encoded by the coding sequence ATGAAGAGGGAAATCGGGTCATATGAAGCTAAAACCAAGCTTCCTGAACTGCTCAGGCTGGTAAAAACCGGACAGCGGTTTACCATCACCAACCGGGGGGAAGCTGTCGCGGACCTGATTCCCAGTTTGGGCGCGAAGGCGAAGGACAAGGTTGCGGCGGTAAAGAAACTCAAGGCGTTCATGCTGGCTGACCCGGTGCGGGGAGTAAATATCAAGGCTCTCGCTGAAGATGGCCGCGCATGA
- a CDS encoding DUF4105 domain-containing protein, with protein MNKISFPFFILCALLAVPLHASADDAYREELLQKARALNLHNERYWDILLHYQPRGGGRKSLVDDPNFFLSPQGKANPRAEMEADIAMFFFPAPAGTDPLRCEYIARYEWLKERLAIDETRLPGGACAAFDEFVKEADPQSAVLVFPAAHINGPASMFGHTLIRVDGRRESRLVSYAITYAATEVDTNGFLYAAKGLFGFYPGRYTILPYYEKIREYNDIGQRDIWEYNLNLTRPEVLRMLRHAWELRDRYADYYFFDENCSYVLLFLLESARPAAHLTDRFPVSALPIDTVRWARREGMVTSLVYRPSLATKILRTEAAFTGDDVRLVKDIAEGKISPEEGLRKPLPKETLAGIADTAADLANYMAAKREITEDEFTKRFIDTLRVRTTLGPAADNTAAAPPPPDEGHESARLGIGFGARGGARFAEFRWRPANHDLLDPDEGYLPGAHIDFLGATLRAYDGGREERLRLETMDFVNITSLSPFNRFFRPTSWKVNFGLAQGTFADGSEGMTFRLNPGGGLAAQWGNALSYAMVETEIRYGEGYEDRYTLGMGGGVGVLWPVTARYKIHLRGRALDFWVGDKHKAYEAALEQRLTLGGNAALKLFLNYAKVYGVDRNEALLALDVYF; from the coding sequence ATGAATAAAATTTCCTTCCCCTTTTTTATTTTGTGCGCGCTGCTCGCCGTTCCCCTTCACGCCTCCGCCGACGACGCCTACCGCGAAGAGCTGCTCCAGAAGGCGCGCGCCCTCAACCTGCACAATGAACGCTATTGGGACATCCTGCTCCACTACCAGCCGCGCGGCGGCGGGCGGAAAAGCCTGGTGGACGACCCCAACTTCTTTCTCTCCCCCCAAGGCAAGGCCAATCCGCGGGCCGAGATGGAAGCGGACATCGCCATGTTTTTCTTCCCCGCGCCGGCGGGAACCGACCCGCTCCGCTGCGAATACATCGCCCGCTACGAGTGGCTGAAAGAGCGTCTGGCGATAGACGAAACGAGGCTCCCCGGCGGCGCGTGCGCGGCGTTTGACGAATTTGTGAAGGAGGCCGATCCGCAATCGGCGGTTCTCGTGTTTCCCGCCGCGCACATAAACGGACCCGCCTCCATGTTCGGCCACACGCTGATACGGGTGGACGGCCGCCGCGAGAGCCGCCTCGTCAGCTATGCCATCACGTACGCCGCCACCGAGGTGGATACCAACGGCTTCCTCTACGCCGCCAAGGGACTGTTCGGTTTCTACCCCGGCCGCTACACCATCCTCCCGTACTATGAAAAAATCCGCGAGTACAACGACATCGGCCAGCGCGACATCTGGGAATACAACCTGAACCTTACCCGGCCGGAAGTGCTCCGCATGCTGCGGCACGCGTGGGAACTGCGCGACCGGTACGCCGACTATTACTTCTTCGACGAGAACTGCTCCTATGTGCTTCTCTTTTTGCTGGAAAGCGCCCGCCCCGCGGCGCACCTCACGGACCGCTTCCCCGTTTCGGCGCTGCCCATCGATACCGTCCGTTGGGCGCGGCGCGAGGGGATGGTAACCAGCCTCGTTTACCGTCCATCGCTGGCGACAAAAATTTTGCGCACCGAAGCCGCGTTCACCGGCGATGACGTGCGGCTGGTCAAAGATATCGCGGAAGGGAAAATTTCCCCGGAAGAGGGATTGCGGAAACCGCTGCCGAAGGAAACATTGGCCGGCATCGCCGATACCGCCGCCGACCTCGCCAACTACATGGCGGCGAAACGCGAGATAACCGAAGACGAATTCACCAAACGCTTCATCGATACGCTGCGCGTCCGCACCACGCTGGGGCCGGCGGCGGACAACACGGCGGCCGCGCCGCCGCCGCCCGACGAAGGGCACGAATCGGCGCGCCTCGGCATCGGCTTTGGCGCGCGCGGCGGCGCGCGGTTCGCCGAATTCCGCTGGCGTCCCGCCAACCACGACCTGCTCGACCCCGATGAAGGCTACCTGCCGGGGGCGCACATCGATTTTCTCGGCGCCACCCTGCGCGCCTACGACGGCGGACGGGAAGAACGCCTCCGGCTGGAAACGATGGATTTTGTGAACATCACTTCGCTCTCCCCCTTTAACCGCTTTTTCCGCCCCACATCGTGGAAGGTTAATTTCGGCCTCGCGCAAGGAACATTCGCGGACGGGAGCGAGGGAATGACCTTCCGGCTCAACCCCGGCGGCGGTTTGGCGGCGCAATGGGGAAATGCATTGTCGTACGCGATGGTGGAAACCGAGATACGCTACGGCGAGGGCTATGAGGACCGCTACACGCTGGGAATGGGCGGGGGAGTTGGCGTTTTGTGGCCGGTGACCGCCCGCTATAAAATCCATCTGCGCGGCAGGGCGCTCGATTTCTGGGTGGGAGACAAGCACAAGGCATACGAAGCGGCGCTGGAACAGCGGCTCACGCTTGGCGGCAACGCCGCCCTGAAACTGTTTTTGAACTACGCGAAGGTGTATGGCGTGGACCGCAACGAAGCGCTGCTCGCGCTTGACGTCTATTTCTGA
- a CDS encoding DUF3015 family protein, with the protein MKKTLLALAIVSIALVSFSGTAYADKRSNTGCGLGHLIFKDSGESLVIQVLAATTNTSFGTQTFGITTGTSECDQFGKVAQNENLNRFVSGNMENLAKDIAMGKGETLDTVVEMMNVPASQKTAVYAKLQANFGAIYTSDKVQAGEVVDRISAVING; encoded by the coding sequence ATGAAAAAGACCCTGCTGGCGCTTGCAATCGTCTCCATCGCCCTCGTTTCCTTCTCCGGCACCGCGTATGCCGACAAACGCAGCAACACCGGCTGCGGACTCGGCCATCTCATTTTCAAGGACTCCGGTGAAAGCCTTGTCATTCAGGTGCTGGCGGCCACCACCAACACCAGTTTCGGCACCCAGACGTTCGGCATCACCACCGGCACCTCCGAATGCGACCAGTTCGGCAAAGTGGCGCAGAACGAAAACCTGAACCGCTTCGTCTCCGGCAACATGGAAAACCTGGCGAAAGACATCGCCATGGGCAAGGGTGAAACCCTCGACACCGTGGTCGAAATGATGAACGTCCCGGCTTCGCAAAAGACCGCCGTCTACGCGAAACTGCAGGCCAACTTCGGCGCCATCTACACCTCCGACAAGGTGCAGGCCGGCGAAGTGGTCGACCGCATCTCCGCCGTCATCAACGGCTGA
- a CDS encoding response regulator — protein sequence MRDVKFLVVDDSPTLRILVRKVLEAKLGVKQIFEAGDGVEARKVLEGQSIDIILSDWEMPNVSGDEFLFQVRNSPRWKEIPFIMMTSHGGRDFIMTAIQNGVTHYLVKPFTAAELEDRVRKSWNGAAKRQADRFSALPTHQMMVKVGGKAFSAQVINISRLGALVKMEYTDSIKLFGEYQLSLEFDSGPGKQPWAINPLFGTAVRMEADSASMAITDKMCQVALNFGANTIDRKVEEKLNELIRWLASFEPESITDK from the coding sequence TTGCGGGATGTAAAATTCCTCGTGGTGGATGATTCCCCCACATTGCGCATACTGGTGCGCAAAGTCCTTGAAGCAAAACTCGGCGTCAAACAGATATTCGAGGCGGGCGACGGCGTGGAGGCCCGCAAGGTGCTGGAAGGGCAATCCATCGACATCATCCTTTCCGACTGGGAGATGCCCAACGTCAGCGGCGACGAGTTCCTGTTCCAGGTGCGCAACTCCCCCCGCTGGAAGGAAATCCCTTTTATCATGATGACCTCGCACGGCGGGCGCGACTTCATCATGACCGCCATCCAGAACGGCGTCACCCATTACCTGGTGAAGCCGTTCACCGCCGCCGAACTGGAAGACCGGGTCCGCAAGTCGTGGAACGGCGCGGCGAAGCGGCAGGCCGACCGGTTCTCCGCGTTGCCGACGCACCAGATGATGGTGAAAGTGGGGGGCAAGGCGTTTTCGGCGCAGGTGATAAACATCAGCCGCCTCGGCGCGCTGGTGAAAATGGAGTACACCGACAGCATCAAGCTTTTTGGCGAATACCAGCTCTCGCTGGAATTCGACAGCGGGCCGGGCAAGCAGCCGTGGGCGATCAACCCGCTGTTCGGCACCGCCGTGCGGATGGAGGCCGACAGCGCGAGCATGGCCATCACCGACAAGATGTGCCAGGTGGCGCTCAACTTCGGCGCGAATACCATCGACCGGAAAGTGGAAGAAAAGCTCAACGAGCTGATACGGTGGCTGGCATCGTTCGAGCCGGAGTCGATCACCGACAAGTAG
- a CDS encoding response regulator produces the protein MRDLNILVADNSAWTRSMIRRVLETRFGAVATYEAEDGRRAMALLEALKIDMVITAVELAHTSGLVLLDFIKNSQKLGQMPVIVVSSHEDDRTRVDAIQHGAVRYLLKPFKPDELEMAVRTSWTDAVRRKAKRYSSLPPHTLTMTLDGEETRGEVLDISAGGLAGRFPYAPLHTLYGNYRVHIAFEAAGKTGAFDIGPADATLLRIEGAVDEIGEDEPHCVCAFHFGPNAMDAGSRGRLDQLVARLAAEMPEFIADGGEPAGG, from the coding sequence ATGAGGGATCTCAATATTCTCGTGGCGGACAATTCGGCGTGGACGCGTTCGATGATCCGGCGCGTGCTGGAGACCCGCTTCGGCGCCGTTGCCACGTACGAGGCGGAGGACGGCCGCCGGGCGATGGCCTTGCTGGAAGCGCTCAAAATAGACATGGTCATTACCGCGGTGGAGCTGGCCCACACCTCGGGCCTCGTGCTGCTCGACTTCATCAAAAACAGCCAAAAGCTGGGCCAGATGCCGGTGATCGTCGTCTCCTCCCATGAGGACGACCGCACCCGCGTCGACGCCATCCAGCACGGCGCGGTGCGCTATCTCCTCAAGCCGTTCAAGCCCGACGAGCTGGAAATGGCGGTTCGCACCTCGTGGACCGACGCGGTGCGCCGCAAGGCGAAACGCTACTCCAGCCTCCCCCCCCACACGCTGACGATGACGCTGGACGGGGAGGAAACGCGGGGAGAGGTTTTGGACATCAGCGCGGGGGGGCTGGCGGGACGCTTTCCCTACGCGCCGTTGCACACGCTGTACGGCAACTACCGCGTGCATATCGCGTTCGAGGCGGCCGGAAAGACCGGCGCATTCGATATCGGCCCGGCGGATGCCACGCTGCTGCGCATCGAGGGAGCGGTCGACGAAATAGGGGAGGACGAGCCGCATTGCGTCTGCGCCTTTCACTTCGGGCCGAATGCGATGGACGCGGGATCGCGCGGGCGGCTGGATCAACTCGTGGCGCGCCTGGCCGCCGAAATGCCGGAGTTCATCGCCGACGGCGGGGAACCCGCCGGCGGCTGA
- a CDS encoding S8 family serine peptidase, with the protein MKKFVRLCAAAMSAIALAACGSGGGSTSTSTTTTTTTTTTVTSVTGNAAYAPTDPFFADQWHLKNTGQTGTAGGAGTAGEDLNVEKVWTSFKGTGVRIAIVDDRLDIVHEDLSPNAVLADSWDYLTGAAPVSNLITGNSAHGTSCGGLAAAAGGNSKGGVGVAMAAKLVGYNLLQAAVGANEADAMTRGATTNSVSSNSWGATDGTGTLQPSSATWQTAINTGITTGRSNKGIVYAWAGGNGAPTDRSDYDGQANYAGVIAVAALDDKGQKSSYSEPGSNVLVSAYGGEFCSTHTLTTTDITGAAGSNTAATAGVSDYTDTSYTKCMNGTSGATPEVSGAVALILEANPALTFRDVRIILATTARKNDATDAGWGVNGAATPLHINEKYGYGAVDAQAAVNAALGWTSVGGATTLVSKAGSNITAAAIADGTGTTSAVYGAVTTSAITLASSGISKIEFVEVTVDSNHLQFGDLKITLTSPAGTISTLTLPHGCTANSVAVACGNLLNGGFRFGVARLVNEAADGTWTLSVSDGLVADTGNLTSWNIAVYGH; encoded by the coding sequence ATGAAAAAATTTGTTCGTCTTTGCGCGGCGGCCATGTCCGCCATTGCGCTTGCCGCTTGCGGCAGCGGCGGCGGCAGCACATCGACATCCACAACAACTACCACCACAACCACAACGACTGTCACCAGCGTGACCGGCAACGCCGCCTATGCGCCGACCGACCCGTTTTTCGCCGACCAGTGGCACCTTAAGAACACCGGCCAGACCGGAACCGCCGGTGGAGCGGGAACCGCCGGGGAAGACCTGAACGTGGAAAAGGTATGGACCTCCTTTAAGGGAACCGGCGTCCGCATCGCCATCGTCGACGACAGGCTGGATATAGTCCATGAAGACCTTTCACCCAACGCGGTTTTGGCCGACAGTTGGGATTATCTCACCGGCGCGGCTCCCGTCAGCAACCTCATCACCGGAAACAGCGCCCACGGCACCTCCTGCGGCGGCCTCGCGGCGGCGGCGGGGGGCAACTCCAAAGGGGGCGTCGGCGTGGCGATGGCCGCCAAGCTGGTCGGCTACAACCTGCTGCAAGCCGCCGTCGGCGCGAATGAGGCCGACGCCATGACCCGCGGCGCAACCACCAACAGCGTTTCCAGCAACAGTTGGGGCGCGACGGACGGCACCGGCACCTTGCAGCCATCAAGCGCCACATGGCAGACGGCCATCAACACCGGCATCACCACCGGCCGGAGCAATAAGGGCATCGTCTACGCTTGGGCGGGCGGCAACGGCGCGCCCACCGACCGCTCCGACTACGATGGGCAGGCGAACTACGCCGGCGTCATCGCCGTGGCGGCTCTCGACGACAAGGGGCAGAAGTCCTCCTATTCCGAACCCGGCTCGAACGTTCTGGTGAGCGCATACGGCGGCGAATTTTGCTCCACCCACACCCTCACCACCACCGACATCACCGGCGCGGCGGGGTCAAACACCGCGGCCACCGCGGGCGTCAGCGACTATACCGACACCAGCTACACCAAGTGCATGAACGGCACATCGGGGGCGACGCCCGAAGTGAGCGGCGCCGTGGCGCTGATTCTTGAGGCCAACCCCGCCCTCACCTTCCGCGACGTGCGGATAATCCTGGCCACCACCGCCCGCAAGAACGACGCCACCGACGCCGGGTGGGGCGTCAACGGCGCGGCCACCCCGCTGCACATCAACGAAAAATACGGCTACGGCGCAGTCGACGCGCAAGCAGCGGTAAACGCCGCGCTCGGCTGGACCAGCGTGGGGGGAGCCACCACACTCGTATCCAAAGCGGGGAGCAACATCACCGCCGCCGCAATCGCCGACGGCACCGGCACCACCTCCGCCGTGTACGGCGCCGTCACCACCAGCGCCATTACGCTGGCAAGCAGCGGCATTTCCAAAATAGAGTTCGTCGAAGTAACGGTGGACAGCAATCACCTTCAATTCGGCGACCTGAAAATCACCCTCACCAGTCCGGCGGGAACCATCAGCACGCTGACCCTGCCGCATGGCTGCACCGCCAACAGCGTCGCCGTCGCTTGCGGCAATCTGCTCAACGGCGGATTCCGGTTCGGCGTGGCGCGGCTCGTCAACGAAGCCGCCGACGGCACATGGACGCTTTCGGTCAGCGACGGTTTGGTGGCCGACACCGGGAACCTCACCTCCTGGAACATAGCGGTCTACGGACACTGA
- the radA gene encoding DNA repair protein RadA has translation MKKPKTAYACQNCGGRQPKWVGRCPDCGDWNTLVEETVKPEGLKTRRGLAEEGSRPQPLASVPLSEGTRLPTGMEEMDRVLGGGIVPGSLVLIGGDPGIGKSTLLLQLCGTIALKGAVLYVSGEESAAQIKMRADRLGIGNAPLLVYPETNVETIVAQIETLKPALVIIDSIQTVYTSLLGAAPGSVGQLRESAALIMQACKRSGIPAFLVGHVTKEGAIAGPRVLEHMVDTVLYFEGDRDHYFRILRSVKNRFGSTHEIGVFEMRGEGLREVKDPSGIFISPASEAVSGSVIACTLSGTRPILVELQALVTGTTFGNPRRTVVGFDYNRIILMAAILQKRAGVMLDGEDIYVSAAGGVRVDDPGADLALAAALLGSYRNRPAQQRSVFIGEVGLGGEIRPVASLQQRLKEAARMGMATAFIPKTGAGDVKNIAGLALVRIEHVGALSDEMF, from the coding sequence GTGAAAAAACCTAAAACCGCATACGCCTGCCAAAACTGCGGCGGGCGCCAGCCGAAATGGGTGGGGCGCTGCCCCGATTGCGGCGATTGGAACACGCTGGTTGAAGAGACGGTGAAACCGGAGGGGTTGAAAACCCGGCGGGGACTGGCGGAAGAGGGGAGCCGCCCCCAGCCGCTGGCATCCGTGCCGCTCAGCGAGGGGACGCGCCTGCCGACCGGCATGGAGGAGATGGACCGGGTGCTGGGGGGCGGCATCGTTCCCGGCTCGCTGGTGCTGATCGGGGGCGACCCCGGCATCGGCAAATCGACGCTGTTGCTGCAACTCTGCGGCACCATCGCGCTCAAGGGCGCGGTGCTTTACGTCAGCGGCGAGGAATCGGCCGCGCAGATAAAGATGCGGGCCGACCGGCTTGGCATCGGCAACGCGCCGCTGCTGGTATATCCCGAAACGAACGTCGAGACCATCGTGGCCCAGATCGAAACGCTGAAACCGGCGCTGGTCATCATCGATTCCATCCAGACCGTTTACACATCCCTGCTGGGGGCCGCGCCGGGAAGCGTGGGGCAACTGCGCGAATCGGCCGCCCTCATCATGCAGGCCTGCAAGCGGTCGGGCATCCCGGCCTTTCTGGTCGGCCACGTCACCAAAGAAGGAGCCATCGCCGGTCCGCGCGTGCTGGAGCATATGGTGGACACCGTGCTTTATTTCGAAGGGGACCGCGACCACTATTTCCGCATCCTCCGCTCGGTGAAGAACCGCTTCGGCTCCACGCACGAGATCGGCGTGTTCGAGATGCGCGGCGAGGGGCTGCGCGAGGTGAAGGATCCGAGCGGCATATTCATCTCCCCCGCGTCGGAAGCGGTCAGCGGCTCGGTGATCGCCTGCACCCTTTCCGGCACGCGCCCCATATTGGTGGAACTGCAGGCGCTGGTCACCGGCACCACCTTCGGCAATCCGCGCCGCACCGTCGTGGGATTCGATTACAACCGGATCATCCTGATGGCCGCCATCCTGCAAAAACGGGCCGGCGTCATGCTGGACGGCGAGGATATTTATGTCTCCGCCGCCGGAGGGGTGCGGGTGGACGACCCCGGCGCCGACCTGGCGCTCGCCGCCGCCCTGCTGGGGAGCTACCGCAACCGTCCGGCGCAACAACGCTCCGTCTTCATCGGCGAGGTGGGGCTGGGCGGGGAGATCCGCCCCGTCGCCTCGCTGCAACAGCGGCTCAAGGAAGCGGCGCGGATGGGCATGGCCACCGCCTTCATCCCCAAAACCGGCGCCGGCGATGTGAAGAACATCGCGGGCCTCGCCCTCGTCCGGATCGAGCACGTGGGGGCGCTTTCGGACGAGATGTTCTGA
- the polA gene encoding DNA polymerase I — translation MTRKRLFIIDAAGFYYRAFYGLRLHLSAPDGTPTNAVYAFNRMLAKIMKEEKPDLLVVALDSKGKTFRHELYADYKANRQAMPEELAVQIPLIEQLIDAYNLPVLKRQGLEADDLIGHAALHAADAGYSVTIFSGDKDLMQLVGGHIAMFDPIKEKPIGPAEVKEKFGVAPPQVADVLALMGDSSDNIPGVPGIGEKTAQALIAEYRSVENLLAHAAGIKKPKLKAALTEHADTARLCKVLATVKTDLDLPLDYEAWHQGEPDTARLAALFEKLGFKTFLAELGQTSAPAAGRETPVPSQKEIAKHYQTIYTEDELAAAAAVLKHSGGFAVDTETTSTNPVDAALVGISLCAKEGEAWYLPLAHDYLGAPAQLPKGAALKMLKPLLEDAAIPKYGQNLKYDITVLAGEGISVNPVGFDTMVASYLTAPEERRHGLSYLAQKYLGLAMIEYADVAGKGAKQVTFNQVSIDRAAEYSAEDADMAYRLTGMLKAEIEAHGLNDLYYTIEQPLIGVLAQMEQNGIKLDVPLMKGYSRTLEKKLKALEKDIHAAAGEEFNIASPKQLSAILFDKLGLAKQRKTKTGSSTDQAALETLAMEHPLPALMLRHRVLSKLKSTYVDPLPEMVSAKTGRIHTSFNQAATATGRLSSSDPNLQNIPVRTEEGREIRRAFVAEKGCLLISADYSQIELRILAHLSGDALLTESFKNDEDVHTRTAREIFGAIGGASPEMRRAAKAVNFGIIYGQTAFGLARELAVSRREAQGYIDGYFARYRGVREFIDAAIKKAHKERMVRTMYGRKRSFPDIGSVNRAVREMAERMAVNTVVQGSAADLIKKAMLDIAPRLAALHAKMLLQVHDELIFEAPEKNIEKVKKAVRELMEKAAPLSVPLKVSVESAPNWGDMH, via the coding sequence ATGACCCGCAAACGTCTCTTCATCATCGACGCCGCCGGTTTTTACTACCGCGCCTTCTACGGCCTGCGGCTCCACCTCTCCGCGCCGGACGGCACCCCCACCAACGCCGTCTACGCGTTTAACCGGATGCTGGCGAAAATCATGAAGGAGGAAAAACCCGACCTGCTGGTGGTGGCGCTGGATTCGAAGGGAAAAACTTTCCGCCACGAACTGTACGCGGACTACAAGGCGAACCGGCAGGCGATGCCCGAAGAGCTTGCCGTCCAGATACCGCTTATCGAACAGCTCATCGACGCCTATAACCTGCCGGTGCTCAAGCGGCAGGGCCTCGAAGCGGACGACCTGATAGGCCACGCCGCCCTGCACGCGGCCGATGCGGGGTACAGCGTCACCATTTTCAGCGGCGACAAGGATTTGATGCAGCTCGTCGGCGGGCATATCGCCATGTTCGACCCGATAAAGGAAAAGCCGATCGGCCCCGCCGAGGTGAAGGAAAAATTCGGCGTCGCCCCGCCGCAGGTGGCCGATGTGCTGGCGTTGATGGGGGACAGCTCCGACAATATCCCCGGCGTGCCGGGCATCGGCGAAAAAACGGCGCAGGCGCTCATCGCCGAATATCGCAGCGTGGAAAACCTGCTGGCGCACGCCGCCGGCATCAAGAAACCGAAGCTGAAGGCGGCGCTGACCGAACACGCCGATACCGCCCGCCTCTGCAAGGTGTTGGCCACCGTCAAAACCGATCTCGACCTGCCGCTGGACTACGAGGCATGGCATCAGGGGGAGCCGGATACCGCGCGGCTGGCCGCGCTGTTTGAAAAACTCGGCTTCAAGACATTTCTTGCTGAATTGGGGCAAACGTCCGCTCCGGCCGCCGGAAGGGAAACCCCGGTTCCGTCTCAAAAAGAAATCGCAAAACATTACCAAACCATCTATACGGAGGATGAACTTGCGGCGGCGGCCGCCGTCCTCAAGCACAGCGGCGGATTCGCGGTGGATACCGAAACCACATCCACAAACCCGGTGGACGCGGCGCTGGTGGGCATTTCCCTGTGCGCCAAAGAGGGAGAGGCGTGGTACCTGCCGCTGGCGCACGATTACCTCGGCGCTCCCGCGCAGCTGCCGAAGGGGGCGGCGCTGAAAATGCTCAAACCGCTGTTGGAGGATGCCGCCATCCCCAAGTACGGCCAGAACCTGAAATACGACATCACCGTGCTGGCGGGCGAAGGAATTTCCGTGAACCCCGTCGGGTTCGATACGATGGTCGCCTCCTACCTCACCGCGCCGGAAGAGCGGCGGCACGGCCTTTCATACCTCGCCCAAAAATATCTTGGGCTCGCCATGATTGAATACGCCGATGTGGCCGGCAAGGGGGCCAAGCAGGTGACGTTCAACCAGGTATCCATCGACCGCGCCGCCGAATACTCCGCCGAGGATGCCGACATGGCGTACCGCCTCACCGGCATGCTGAAAGCGGAGATCGAGGCGCACGGGCTGAACGACCTCTACTACACCATCGAACAGCCGCTTATCGGCGTGCTGGCGCAAATGGAGCAAAACGGCATAAAACTGGACGTCCCCCTCATGAAGGGCTATTCCCGCACGCTGGAAAAAAAACTCAAGGCCCTCGAAAAGGATATTCACGCCGCCGCGGGGGAGGAATTCAACATCGCCTCCCCCAAGCAGCTCTCCGCCATCCTGTTCGATAAATTGGGGCTGGCGAAGCAGCGCAAGACCAAGACCGGCAGCTCCACCGACCAGGCGGCGCTGGAAACGCTGGCGATGGAGCACCCCCTGCCGGCGCTGATGCTGCGCCACCGCGTGTTGAGCAAGCTCAAGTCCACCTACGTCGATCCGCTCCCCGAAATGGTTTCGGCCAAGACGGGGCGCATCCACACCTCGTTCAATCAGGCGGCAACCGCCACGGGGCGCCTGAGCTCCTCCGACCCGAACCTGCAAAACATCCCGGTGCGCACGGAGGAGGGGCGGGAGATACGCCGCGCGTTCGTGGCGGAAAAGGGATGCCTTCTGATTTCCGCCGATTACTCGCAGATAGAGCTGCGGATTCTGGCGCACCTGAGCGGCGATGCGCTGCTCACCGAATCGTTCAAAAACGACGAGGACGTCCACACGAGAACGGCCCGCGAGATATTCGGGGCCATCGGCGGCGCGTCCCCCGAAATGCGGCGCGCGGCCAAGGCGGTGAATTTCGGCATCATCTACGGGCAGACCGCCTTCGGGCTTGCGCGGGAGCTGGCGGTTTCCCGGCGCGAGGCGCAAGGGTATATCGACGGCTATTTCGCCCGCTACCGCGGCGTGCGGGAATTCATCGACGCCGCCATCAAGAAGGCCCACAAAGAGCGGATGGTCCGCACCATGTACGGCCGCAAGCGTTCGTTTCCCGATATCGGGTCGGTTAACCGCGCCGTGCGTGAAATGGCGGAGCGGATGGCGGTGAACACCGTGGTGCAGGGCTCGGCCGCCGACCTCATCAAAAAGGCGATGCTGGACATCGCCCCCCGGCTGGCCGCGCTGCACGCCAAAATGCTGCTGCAAGTGCATGACGAGCTGATCTTCGAAGCGCCGGAAAAAAACATTGAAAAGGTCAAAAAGGCGGTGCGGGAACTGATGGAAAAAGCCGCGCCGCTTTCGGTGCCGCTGAAGGTGAGCGTGGAATCGGCCCCCAACTGGGGCGACATGCACTAG